Proteins encoded in a region of the Zea mays cultivar B73 chromosome 2, Zm-B73-REFERENCE-NAM-5.0, whole genome shotgun sequence genome:
- the LOC109944370 gene encoding G-type lectin S-receptor-like serine/threonine-protein kinase RKS1, translating into MLDISQSIRFDGDVEDGKSHELKVYSLDRIRAATINFSDSNKLGEGGFGPVYMGTLPGGEEVAVKRLCRNSGQGLEEFKNEVILIAKFQHRNLVRLLGCCIQREEKIH; encoded by the exons ATGCTGGACATCTCGCAGTCAATTCGTTTTGATGGTGATGTGGAGGATGGAAAAAGTCATGAACTCAAAGTGTACTCTCTGGACCGTATAAGAGCTGCTACAATTAATTTTAGTGACTCTAACAAGCTTGGAGAAGGAGGATTTGGTCCTGTCTATATG GGAACTTTACCTGGGGGAGAAGAAGTAGCTGTGAAGAGGCTTTGTAggaattcaggtcaaggccttgAAGAATTCAAGAATGAGGTCATACTTATTGCAAAGTTCCAGCACCGCAATCTTGTAAGATTACTAGGGTGCTGCATacagagggaagagaagatacactGA